In a single window of the Globicephala melas unplaced genomic scaffold, mGloMel1.2 SCAFFOLD_642, whole genome shotgun sequence genome:
- the LOC132596377 gene encoding POU domain, class 2, transcription factor 2 isoform X7 encodes MVHSSMGAPEIRMSKPLEAEKQGLDSPSEHTDTERNGPDTNHQNPQNKTSPFSVSPTGPSTKIKAEDPSSDSAPAAPLPPQPVQPHLPQAQLMLTGSQLAGDIQQLLQLQQLVLVPGHHLQPPAQFLLPQAQQSQPGLLPTPNLFQLPQQTQGALLTSQPRAGLPTQPPKCLEPPSHPEEPSDLEELEQFARTFKQRRIKLGFTQGDVGLAMGKLYGNDFSQTTISRFEALNLSFKNMCKLKPLLEKWLNDAETMSVDSSLPSPNQLSSPSLGFDGLPGRRRKKRTSIETNVRFALEKSFLANQKPTSEEILLIAEQLHMEKEVIRVWFCNRRQKEKRINPCSAAPMLPSPGKPASYSPHLVTPQGGAGTLPLSQASSSLSTTVTTLSSAVGTLHPSRTAGGGGAGGGAAPPLNSIPSVTPPPPATTNSTNPSPQGSHSAIGLSGLNPSTGSTMVGLSSGLSPALMSNNPLATIQALASGGTLPLTSLDSSGNLVLGAAGAAPGSPGLVTSSLFLNHAGLPLLSAPPGVGLVSAAAAAVAASISSKSPGLSSSSSSSSSSSSTCSEAAAQTPGGPGGPEVGSKPE; translated from the exons ATGGTTCACTCCAGCATGGGGGCTCCAG aAATAAGAATGTCTAAGCCCTTGGAGGCCGAGAAGCAAGGTCTGGACTCCCCGTCAGAGCACACAG ACACGGAAAGAAATGGACCAGACACTAACCATCAG AACCCCCAGAATAAGACCTCCCCGTTCTCTGTGTCCCCGACTGGCCCCAGCACCAAG ATCAAGGCTGAAGACCCCAGCAGTGACTCAGCCCCAGCGGCACCCCTGCCCCCCCAGCCGGTTCAGCCGCATCTGCCCCAGGCCCAACTCATGTTGACGGGCAGCCAGCTAGCCGGG GACATCCAGCAGCTCCTCCAGCTGCAGCAGCTGGTGCTTGTGCCGGGTCACCACCTCCAGCCACCTGCTCAGTTCCTGCTGCCGCAGGCCCAGCAGAGTCAGCCAG GCCTGCTACCGACGCCAAATCTATTCCAGCTACCTCAGCAAACCCAGGGAGCTCTTCTGACCTCCCAGCCCCGGGCAGGGCTGCCCACACAG CCCCCCAAATGCTTGGAGCCACCATCCCATCCCGAGGAGCCCAGTGACCTGGAGGAGCTGGAGCAGTTTGCTCGCACCTTCAAGCAACGCCGCATCAAGCTGGGCTTCACGCAG GGTGACGTGGGTCTGGCCATGGGCAAGCTCTACGGCAACGACTTCAGCCAGACGACCATCTCCCGCTTCGAGGCCCTCAACCTGAGCTTCAAGAACATGTGCAAACTCAAGCCTCTCCTGGAGAAGTGGCTCAACGACGCAG AGACTATGTCTGTGGACTCAAGCCTGCCCAGTCCCAACCAGCTGAGCAGTCCCAGCCTGGGTTTCGACGGGCTCCCCGGCCGGAGACGCAAGAAGAGGACCAGCATCGAGACAAACGTCCGCTTCGCCTTAGAGAAGAGTTTTCTAGCG AACCAGAAGCCTACCTCAGAGGAGATCCTGCTGATCGCAGAGCAGCTGCACATGGAGAAGGAGGTGATCCGCGTCTGGTTCTGCAACCGGCGCCAGAAGGAAAAACGCATCAACCCCTGCAGCGCGGCCCCCATGCTGCCCAGCCCGGGCAAGCCAGCCAGCTACAGCCCCCATCTG gTCACGCCCCAAGGGGGCGCCGGGACCCTGCCTTTGTCCCAAGCTTCCAGCAGTCTGAGCACAACAG TTACTACCTTATCCTCAGCTGTGGGGACCCTCCACCCCAGCCGGAcagctggagggggtggggccgggggcggggccgcgccCCCCCTCAATTCCATCCCCTCtgtcactcccccacccccggccaccACCAACAGCACAAATCCCAGCCCTCAAGGCAGCCACTCGGCTATCGGCTTGTCGGGCCTGAACCCCAGCACGGG AAGCACAATGGTGGGGTTGAGCTCCGGGCTGAGTCCAGCCCTCATGAGCAACAACCCTTTGGCCACTATCCAAG CCCTGGCCTCTGGTGGAACCCTGCCCCTTACCAGCCTTGACAGCAGCGGGAACCTGGTGCTGGGGGCGGCTGGCGCGGCCCCAGGGAGTCCGGGCCTGGTGACCTCGTCACTCTTCTTGAACCACGCCGGGCTGCCCCTGCTCAGCGCCCCGCCTGGTGTGGGCCTGGTCTCGGCAGCCGCGGCGGCCGTGGCGGCCTCCATCTCCAGCAAGTCTCCTGGCCtctcctcgtcctcgtcctcgtcctcgtcgtCCTCCTCCACTTGCAGTGAGGCGGCAGCACAGACCCCTGGAGGCCCAGGGGGGCCCGAGGTAGGGTCCAAGCCTGAGTGA
- the LOC132596377 gene encoding POU domain, class 2, transcription factor 2 isoform X5: MAKTAAPTDGSSEIRMSKPLEAEKQGLDSPSEHTDTERNGPDTNHQNPQNKTSPFSVSPTGPSTKIKAEDPSSDSAPAAPLPPQPVQPHLPQAQLMLTGSQLAGDIQQLLQLQQLVLVPGHHLQPPAQFLLPQAQQSQPGLLPTPNLFQLPQQTQGALLTSQPRAGLPTQAVTRPTLPDPHLSHPQPPKCLEPPSHPEEPSDLEELEQFARTFKQRRIKLGFTQGDVGLAMGKLYGNDFSQTTISRFEALNLSFKNMCKLKPLLEKWLNDAETMSVDSSLPSPNQLSSPSLGFDGLPGRRRKKRTSIETNVRFALEKSFLANQKPTSEEILLIAEQLHMEKEVIRVWFCNRRQKEKRINPCSAAPMLPSPGKPASYSPHLVTPQGGAGTLPLSQASSSLSTTVTTLSSAVGTLHPSRTAGGGGAGGGAAPPLNSIPSVTPPPPATTNSTNPSPQGSHSAIGLSGLNPSTGSTMVGLSSGLSPALMSNNPLATIQALASGGTLPLTSLDSSGNLVLGAAGAAPGSPGLVTSSLFLNHAGLPLLSAPPGVGLVSAAAAAVAASISSKSPGLSSSSSSSSSSSSTCSEAAAQTPGGPGGPEVGSKPE; encoded by the exons aAATAAGAATGTCTAAGCCCTTGGAGGCCGAGAAGCAAGGTCTGGACTCCCCGTCAGAGCACACAG ACACGGAAAGAAATGGACCAGACACTAACCATCAG AACCCCCAGAATAAGACCTCCCCGTTCTCTGTGTCCCCGACTGGCCCCAGCACCAAG ATCAAGGCTGAAGACCCCAGCAGTGACTCAGCCCCAGCGGCACCCCTGCCCCCCCAGCCGGTTCAGCCGCATCTGCCCCAGGCCCAACTCATGTTGACGGGCAGCCAGCTAGCCGGG GACATCCAGCAGCTCCTCCAGCTGCAGCAGCTGGTGCTTGTGCCGGGTCACCACCTCCAGCCACCTGCTCAGTTCCTGCTGCCGCAGGCCCAGCAGAGTCAGCCAG GCCTGCTACCGACGCCAAATCTATTCCAGCTACCTCAGCAAACCCAGGGAGCTCTTCTGACCTCCCAGCCCCGGGCAGGGCTGCCCACACAG GCCGTGACCCGCCCCACGCTGCCCGACCCGCACCTCTCGCACCCGCAGCCCCCCAAATGCTTGGAGCCACCATCCCATCCCGAGGAGCCCAGTGACCTGGAGGAGCTGGAGCAGTTTGCTCGCACCTTCAAGCAACGCCGCATCAAGCTGGGCTTCACGCAG GGTGACGTGGGTCTGGCCATGGGCAAGCTCTACGGCAACGACTTCAGCCAGACGACCATCTCCCGCTTCGAGGCCCTCAACCTGAGCTTCAAGAACATGTGCAAACTCAAGCCTCTCCTGGAGAAGTGGCTCAACGACGCAG AGACTATGTCTGTGGACTCAAGCCTGCCCAGTCCCAACCAGCTGAGCAGTCCCAGCCTGGGTTTCGACGGGCTCCCCGGCCGGAGACGCAAGAAGAGGACCAGCATCGAGACAAACGTCCGCTTCGCCTTAGAGAAGAGTTTTCTAGCG AACCAGAAGCCTACCTCAGAGGAGATCCTGCTGATCGCAGAGCAGCTGCACATGGAGAAGGAGGTGATCCGCGTCTGGTTCTGCAACCGGCGCCAGAAGGAAAAACGCATCAACCCCTGCAGCGCGGCCCCCATGCTGCCCAGCCCGGGCAAGCCAGCCAGCTACAGCCCCCATCTG gTCACGCCCCAAGGGGGCGCCGGGACCCTGCCTTTGTCCCAAGCTTCCAGCAGTCTGAGCACAACAG TTACTACCTTATCCTCAGCTGTGGGGACCCTCCACCCCAGCCGGAcagctggagggggtggggccgggggcggggccgcgccCCCCCTCAATTCCATCCCCTCtgtcactcccccacccccggccaccACCAACAGCACAAATCCCAGCCCTCAAGGCAGCCACTCGGCTATCGGCTTGTCGGGCCTGAACCCCAGCACGGG AAGCACAATGGTGGGGTTGAGCTCCGGGCTGAGTCCAGCCCTCATGAGCAACAACCCTTTGGCCACTATCCAAG CCCTGGCCTCTGGTGGAACCCTGCCCCTTACCAGCCTTGACAGCAGCGGGAACCTGGTGCTGGGGGCGGCTGGCGCGGCCCCAGGGAGTCCGGGCCTGGTGACCTCGTCACTCTTCTTGAACCACGCCGGGCTGCCCCTGCTCAGCGCCCCGCCTGGTGTGGGCCTGGTCTCGGCAGCCGCGGCGGCCGTGGCGGCCTCCATCTCCAGCAAGTCTCCTGGCCtctcctcgtcctcgtcctcgtcctcgtcgtCCTCCTCCACTTGCAGTGAGGCGGCAGCACAGACCCCTGGAGGCCCAGGGGGGCCCGAGGTAGGGTCCAAGCCTGAGTGA
- the LOC132596377 gene encoding POU domain, class 2, transcription factor 2 isoform X8, translated as MAKTAAPTDGSSEIRMSKPLEAEKQGLDSPSEHTDTERNGPDTNHQNPQNKTSPFSVSPTGPSTKIKAEDPSSDSAPAAPLPPQPVQPHLPQAQLMLTGSQLAGLTALMPAQQQLLLQQAQAQLLAAAAAAASSSSSSSSSSSSTSQPPASSGGGDLPPPQPASQPPGTPQLTLSQPIQLTAQDIQQLLQLQQLVLVPGHHLQPPAQFLLPQAQQSQPGLLPTPNLFQLPQQTQGALLTSQPRAGLPTQAVTRPTLPDPHLSHPQPPKCLEPPSHPEEPSDLEELEQFARTFKQRRIKLGFTQGDVGLAMGKLYGNDFSQTTISRFEALNLSFKNMCKLKPLLEKWLNDAETMSVDSSLPSPNQLSSPSLGFDGLPGRRRKKRTSIETNVRFALEKSFLANQKPTSEEILLIAEQLHMEKEVIRVWFCNRRQKEKRINPCSAAPMLPSPGKPASYSPHLVTPQGGAGTLPLSQASSSLSTTVTTLSSAVGTLHPSRTAGGGGAGGGAAPPLNSIPSVTPPPPATTNSTNPSPQGSHSAIGLSGLNPSTGPGLWWNPAPYQP; from the exons aAATAAGAATGTCTAAGCCCTTGGAGGCCGAGAAGCAAGGTCTGGACTCCCCGTCAGAGCACACAG ACACGGAAAGAAATGGACCAGACACTAACCATCAG AACCCCCAGAATAAGACCTCCCCGTTCTCTGTGTCCCCGACTGGCCCCAGCACCAAG ATCAAGGCTGAAGACCCCAGCAGTGACTCAGCCCCAGCGGCACCCCTGCCCCCCCAGCCGGTTCAGCCGCATCTGCCCCAGGCCCAACTCATGTTGACGGGCAGCCAGCTAGCCGGG CTCACGGCGCTGATGCCAGCCCAGCAGCAGCTCCTCCTGCAGCAAGCGCAGGCCCAGCTCCtggccgccgcggccgccgccgcctcctcctcctcctcctcctcttcctcctcctcctcgacctcgcagcccccagcctcctccgGGGGAGGCGACCTGCCGCCACCACAGCCTGCCAGCCAGCCCCCCGGGACCCCACAGCTCACCCTGTCCCAACCCATCCAGCTCACAGCACAG GACATCCAGCAGCTCCTCCAGCTGCAGCAGCTGGTGCTTGTGCCGGGTCACCACCTCCAGCCACCTGCTCAGTTCCTGCTGCCGCAGGCCCAGCAGAGTCAGCCAG GCCTGCTACCGACGCCAAATCTATTCCAGCTACCTCAGCAAACCCAGGGAGCTCTTCTGACCTCCCAGCCCCGGGCAGGGCTGCCCACACAG GCCGTGACCCGCCCCACGCTGCCCGACCCGCACCTCTCGCACCCGCAGCCCCCCAAATGCTTGGAGCCACCATCCCATCCCGAGGAGCCCAGTGACCTGGAGGAGCTGGAGCAGTTTGCTCGCACCTTCAAGCAACGCCGCATCAAGCTGGGCTTCACGCAG GGTGACGTGGGTCTGGCCATGGGCAAGCTCTACGGCAACGACTTCAGCCAGACGACCATCTCCCGCTTCGAGGCCCTCAACCTGAGCTTCAAGAACATGTGCAAACTCAAGCCTCTCCTGGAGAAGTGGCTCAACGACGCAG AGACTATGTCTGTGGACTCAAGCCTGCCCAGTCCCAACCAGCTGAGCAGTCCCAGCCTGGGTTTCGACGGGCTCCCCGGCCGGAGACGCAAGAAGAGGACCAGCATCGAGACAAACGTCCGCTTCGCCTTAGAGAAGAGTTTTCTAGCG AACCAGAAGCCTACCTCAGAGGAGATCCTGCTGATCGCAGAGCAGCTGCACATGGAGAAGGAGGTGATCCGCGTCTGGTTCTGCAACCGGCGCCAGAAGGAAAAACGCATCAACCCCTGCAGCGCGGCCCCCATGCTGCCCAGCCCGGGCAAGCCAGCCAGCTACAGCCCCCATCTG gTCACGCCCCAAGGGGGCGCCGGGACCCTGCCTTTGTCCCAAGCTTCCAGCAGTCTGAGCACAACAG TTACTACCTTATCCTCAGCTGTGGGGACCCTCCACCCCAGCCGGAcagctggagggggtggggccgggggcggggccgcgccCCCCCTCAATTCCATCCCCTCtgtcactcccccacccccggccaccACCAACAGCACAAATCCCAGCCCTCAAGGCAGCCACTCGGCTATCGGCTTGTCGGGCCTGAACCCCAGCACGGG CCCTGGCCTCTGGTGGAACCCTGCCCCTTACCAGCCTTGA
- the LOC132596377 gene encoding POU domain, class 2, transcription factor 2 isoform X9, with amino-acid sequence MVHSSMGAPEIRMSKPLEAEKQGLDSPSEHTDTERNGPDTNHQNPQNKTSPFSVSPTGPSTKIKAEDPSSDSAPAAPLPPQPVQPHLPQAQLMLTGSQLAGLTALMPAQQQLLLQQAQAQLLAAAAAAASSSSSSSSSSSSTSQPPASSGGGDLPPPQPASQPPGTPQLTLSQPIQLTAQDIQQLLQLQQLVLVPGHHLQPPAQFLLPQAQQSQPGLLPTPNLFQLPQQTQGALLTSQPRAGLPTQAVTRPTLPDPHLSHPQPPKCLEPPSHPEEPSDLEELEQFARTFKQRRIKLGFTQGDVGLAMGKLYGNDFSQTTISRFEALNLSFKNMCKLKPLLEKWLNDAETMSVDSSLPSPNQLSSPSLGFDGLPGRRRKKRTSIETNVRFALEKSFLANQKPTSEEILLIAEQLHMEKEVIRVWFCNRRQKEKRINPCSAAPMLPSPGKPASYSPHLVTPQGGAGTLPLSQASSSLSTTVTTLSSAVGTLHPSRTAGGGGAGGGAAPPLNSIPSVTPPPPATTNSTNPSPQGSHSAIGLSGLNPSTGPGLWWNPAPYQP; translated from the exons ATGGTTCACTCCAGCATGGGGGCTCCAG aAATAAGAATGTCTAAGCCCTTGGAGGCCGAGAAGCAAGGTCTGGACTCCCCGTCAGAGCACACAG ACACGGAAAGAAATGGACCAGACACTAACCATCAG AACCCCCAGAATAAGACCTCCCCGTTCTCTGTGTCCCCGACTGGCCCCAGCACCAAG ATCAAGGCTGAAGACCCCAGCAGTGACTCAGCCCCAGCGGCACCCCTGCCCCCCCAGCCGGTTCAGCCGCATCTGCCCCAGGCCCAACTCATGTTGACGGGCAGCCAGCTAGCCGGG CTCACGGCGCTGATGCCAGCCCAGCAGCAGCTCCTCCTGCAGCAAGCGCAGGCCCAGCTCCtggccgccgcggccgccgccgcctcctcctcctcctcctcctcttcctcctcctcctcgacctcgcagcccccagcctcctccgGGGGAGGCGACCTGCCGCCACCACAGCCTGCCAGCCAGCCCCCCGGGACCCCACAGCTCACCCTGTCCCAACCCATCCAGCTCACAGCACAG GACATCCAGCAGCTCCTCCAGCTGCAGCAGCTGGTGCTTGTGCCGGGTCACCACCTCCAGCCACCTGCTCAGTTCCTGCTGCCGCAGGCCCAGCAGAGTCAGCCAG GCCTGCTACCGACGCCAAATCTATTCCAGCTACCTCAGCAAACCCAGGGAGCTCTTCTGACCTCCCAGCCCCGGGCAGGGCTGCCCACACAG GCCGTGACCCGCCCCACGCTGCCCGACCCGCACCTCTCGCACCCGCAGCCCCCCAAATGCTTGGAGCCACCATCCCATCCCGAGGAGCCCAGTGACCTGGAGGAGCTGGAGCAGTTTGCTCGCACCTTCAAGCAACGCCGCATCAAGCTGGGCTTCACGCAG GGTGACGTGGGTCTGGCCATGGGCAAGCTCTACGGCAACGACTTCAGCCAGACGACCATCTCCCGCTTCGAGGCCCTCAACCTGAGCTTCAAGAACATGTGCAAACTCAAGCCTCTCCTGGAGAAGTGGCTCAACGACGCAG AGACTATGTCTGTGGACTCAAGCCTGCCCAGTCCCAACCAGCTGAGCAGTCCCAGCCTGGGTTTCGACGGGCTCCCCGGCCGGAGACGCAAGAAGAGGACCAGCATCGAGACAAACGTCCGCTTCGCCTTAGAGAAGAGTTTTCTAGCG AACCAGAAGCCTACCTCAGAGGAGATCCTGCTGATCGCAGAGCAGCTGCACATGGAGAAGGAGGTGATCCGCGTCTGGTTCTGCAACCGGCGCCAGAAGGAAAAACGCATCAACCCCTGCAGCGCGGCCCCCATGCTGCCCAGCCCGGGCAAGCCAGCCAGCTACAGCCCCCATCTG gTCACGCCCCAAGGGGGCGCCGGGACCCTGCCTTTGTCCCAAGCTTCCAGCAGTCTGAGCACAACAG TTACTACCTTATCCTCAGCTGTGGGGACCCTCCACCCCAGCCGGAcagctggagggggtggggccgggggcggggccgcgccCCCCCTCAATTCCATCCCCTCtgtcactcccccacccccggccaccACCAACAGCACAAATCCCAGCCCTCAAGGCAGCCACTCGGCTATCGGCTTGTCGGGCCTGAACCCCAGCACGGG CCCTGGCCTCTGGTGGAACCCTGCCCCTTACCAGCCTTGA
- the LOC132596377 gene encoding POU domain, class 2, transcription factor 2 isoform X12, which produces MAKTAAPTDGSSEIRMSKPLEAEKQGLDSPSEHTDTERNGPDTNHQNPQNKTSPFSVSPTGPSTKIKAEDPSSDSAPAAPLPPQPVQPHLPQAQLMLTGSQLAGDIQQLLQLQQLVLVPGHHLQPPAQFLLPQAQQSQPGLLPTPNLFQLPQQTQGALLTSQPRAGLPTQPPKCLEPPSHPEEPSDLEELEQFARTFKQRRIKLGFTQGDVGLAMGKLYGNDFSQTTISRFEALNLSFKNMCKLKPLLEKWLNDAETMSVDSSLPSPNQLSSPSLGFDGLPGRRRKKRTSIETNVRFALEKSFLANQKPTSEEILLIAEQLHMEKEVIRVWFCNRRQKEKRINPCSAAPMLPSPGKPASYSPHLVTPQGGAGTLPLSQASSSLSTTVTTLSSAVGTLHPSRTAGGGGAGGGAAPPLNSIPSVTPPPPATTNSTNPSPQGSHSAIGLSGLNPSTGPGLWWNPAPYQP; this is translated from the exons aAATAAGAATGTCTAAGCCCTTGGAGGCCGAGAAGCAAGGTCTGGACTCCCCGTCAGAGCACACAG ACACGGAAAGAAATGGACCAGACACTAACCATCAG AACCCCCAGAATAAGACCTCCCCGTTCTCTGTGTCCCCGACTGGCCCCAGCACCAAG ATCAAGGCTGAAGACCCCAGCAGTGACTCAGCCCCAGCGGCACCCCTGCCCCCCCAGCCGGTTCAGCCGCATCTGCCCCAGGCCCAACTCATGTTGACGGGCAGCCAGCTAGCCGGG GACATCCAGCAGCTCCTCCAGCTGCAGCAGCTGGTGCTTGTGCCGGGTCACCACCTCCAGCCACCTGCTCAGTTCCTGCTGCCGCAGGCCCAGCAGAGTCAGCCAG GCCTGCTACCGACGCCAAATCTATTCCAGCTACCTCAGCAAACCCAGGGAGCTCTTCTGACCTCCCAGCCCCGGGCAGGGCTGCCCACACAG CCCCCCAAATGCTTGGAGCCACCATCCCATCCCGAGGAGCCCAGTGACCTGGAGGAGCTGGAGCAGTTTGCTCGCACCTTCAAGCAACGCCGCATCAAGCTGGGCTTCACGCAG GGTGACGTGGGTCTGGCCATGGGCAAGCTCTACGGCAACGACTTCAGCCAGACGACCATCTCCCGCTTCGAGGCCCTCAACCTGAGCTTCAAGAACATGTGCAAACTCAAGCCTCTCCTGGAGAAGTGGCTCAACGACGCAG AGACTATGTCTGTGGACTCAAGCCTGCCCAGTCCCAACCAGCTGAGCAGTCCCAGCCTGGGTTTCGACGGGCTCCCCGGCCGGAGACGCAAGAAGAGGACCAGCATCGAGACAAACGTCCGCTTCGCCTTAGAGAAGAGTTTTCTAGCG AACCAGAAGCCTACCTCAGAGGAGATCCTGCTGATCGCAGAGCAGCTGCACATGGAGAAGGAGGTGATCCGCGTCTGGTTCTGCAACCGGCGCCAGAAGGAAAAACGCATCAACCCCTGCAGCGCGGCCCCCATGCTGCCCAGCCCGGGCAAGCCAGCCAGCTACAGCCCCCATCTG gTCACGCCCCAAGGGGGCGCCGGGACCCTGCCTTTGTCCCAAGCTTCCAGCAGTCTGAGCACAACAG TTACTACCTTATCCTCAGCTGTGGGGACCCTCCACCCCAGCCGGAcagctggagggggtggggccgggggcggggccgcgccCCCCCTCAATTCCATCCCCTCtgtcactcccccacccccggccaccACCAACAGCACAAATCCCAGCCCTCAAGGCAGCCACTCGGCTATCGGCTTGTCGGGCCTGAACCCCAGCACGGG CCCTGGCCTCTGGTGGAACCCTGCCCCTTACCAGCCTTGA
- the LOC132596377 gene encoding POU domain, class 2, transcription factor 2 isoform X11 has translation MVHSSMGAPEIRMSKPLEAEKQGLDSPSEHTDTERNGPDTNHQNPQNKTSPFSVSPTGPSTKIKAEDPSSDSAPAAPLPPQPVQPHLPQAQLMLTGSQLAGDIQQLLQLQQLVLVPGHHLQPPAQFLLPQAQQSQPGLLPTPNLFQLPQQTQGALLTSQPRAGLPTQAVTRPTLPDPHLSHPQPPKCLEPPSHPEEPSDLEELEQFARTFKQRRIKLGFTQGDVGLAMGKLYGNDFSQTTISRFEALNLSFKNMCKLKPLLEKWLNDAETMSVDSSLPSPNQLSSPSLGFDGLPGRRRKKRTSIETNVRFALEKSFLANQKPTSEEILLIAEQLHMEKEVIRVWFCNRRQKEKRINPCSAAPMLPSPGKPASYSPHLVTPQGGAGTLPLSQASSSLSTTVTTLSSAVGTLHPSRTAGGGGAGGGAAPPLNSIPSVTPPPPATTNSTNPSPQGSHSAIGLSGLNPSTGPGLWWNPAPYQP, from the exons ATGGTTCACTCCAGCATGGGGGCTCCAG aAATAAGAATGTCTAAGCCCTTGGAGGCCGAGAAGCAAGGTCTGGACTCCCCGTCAGAGCACACAG ACACGGAAAGAAATGGACCAGACACTAACCATCAG AACCCCCAGAATAAGACCTCCCCGTTCTCTGTGTCCCCGACTGGCCCCAGCACCAAG ATCAAGGCTGAAGACCCCAGCAGTGACTCAGCCCCAGCGGCACCCCTGCCCCCCCAGCCGGTTCAGCCGCATCTGCCCCAGGCCCAACTCATGTTGACGGGCAGCCAGCTAGCCGGG GACATCCAGCAGCTCCTCCAGCTGCAGCAGCTGGTGCTTGTGCCGGGTCACCACCTCCAGCCACCTGCTCAGTTCCTGCTGCCGCAGGCCCAGCAGAGTCAGCCAG GCCTGCTACCGACGCCAAATCTATTCCAGCTACCTCAGCAAACCCAGGGAGCTCTTCTGACCTCCCAGCCCCGGGCAGGGCTGCCCACACAG GCCGTGACCCGCCCCACGCTGCCCGACCCGCACCTCTCGCACCCGCAGCCCCCCAAATGCTTGGAGCCACCATCCCATCCCGAGGAGCCCAGTGACCTGGAGGAGCTGGAGCAGTTTGCTCGCACCTTCAAGCAACGCCGCATCAAGCTGGGCTTCACGCAG GGTGACGTGGGTCTGGCCATGGGCAAGCTCTACGGCAACGACTTCAGCCAGACGACCATCTCCCGCTTCGAGGCCCTCAACCTGAGCTTCAAGAACATGTGCAAACTCAAGCCTCTCCTGGAGAAGTGGCTCAACGACGCAG AGACTATGTCTGTGGACTCAAGCCTGCCCAGTCCCAACCAGCTGAGCAGTCCCAGCCTGGGTTTCGACGGGCTCCCCGGCCGGAGACGCAAGAAGAGGACCAGCATCGAGACAAACGTCCGCTTCGCCTTAGAGAAGAGTTTTCTAGCG AACCAGAAGCCTACCTCAGAGGAGATCCTGCTGATCGCAGAGCAGCTGCACATGGAGAAGGAGGTGATCCGCGTCTGGTTCTGCAACCGGCGCCAGAAGGAAAAACGCATCAACCCCTGCAGCGCGGCCCCCATGCTGCCCAGCCCGGGCAAGCCAGCCAGCTACAGCCCCCATCTG gTCACGCCCCAAGGGGGCGCCGGGACCCTGCCTTTGTCCCAAGCTTCCAGCAGTCTGAGCACAACAG TTACTACCTTATCCTCAGCTGTGGGGACCCTCCACCCCAGCCGGAcagctggagggggtggggccgggggcggggccgcgccCCCCCTCAATTCCATCCCCTCtgtcactcccccacccccggccaccACCAACAGCACAAATCCCAGCCCTCAAGGCAGCCACTCGGCTATCGGCTTGTCGGGCCTGAACCCCAGCACGGG CCCTGGCCTCTGGTGGAACCCTGCCCCTTACCAGCCTTGA